Proteins encoded together in one Ictidomys tridecemlineatus isolate mIctTri1 chromosome 3, mIctTri1.hap1, whole genome shotgun sequence window:
- the Fam131a gene encoding protein FAM131A isoform X2: MGCIGSRSPAGQVSSDPAWAVEWIELPRGISLSSLGSARTLRGWSRSSRPSSVDSQDLPEVNVGDTIAMLPKSRRALTIQEIAALARSSLHGISQVVKDHVTKPTAMAQGRVAHLIEWKGWSKPSDSPAALESAFSSYSDLSEGEQEARFAAGVAEQFAIAEAKLRAWSSVDGDDSTDDSYDEDFAGGTDTDMAGQLPLGPHFQDLFTGRRFSRPVRQGSVEPESDCSQTVSPDTLCSSLCSLEDGLLGSPARLTSQLLGDELLLAKLPPSRESAFHSLGPLEAQDSLYNSPLTESCLSPAEEEPDPCKDCQPLCPPPVGSWERQRQASDVASSGVVSLDEDEAEPEEQ, translated from the exons TGTCCTCGGACCCCGCGTGGGCTGTCGAGTGGATTGAACTTCCTCGTGGCATTTCTCTGTCCTCCTTGGGATCTGCTCGGACCCTCCGAGGCTGGAGCCGGTCCTCTCGTCCTTCCTCGGTGGACAGCCAGGACTTGCCGGAG GTGAATGTTGGAGACACAATCGCGATGCTGCCCAAGTCCCGGAGAGCCCTAACCATCCAGGAGATTGCTGCGCTGGCCAGATCCTCCCTGCATG GCATTTCCCAGGTGGTGAAGGATCACGTGACCAAGCCTACAGCCATGGCCCAGGGCCGGGTGGCTCACCTCATTGAGTGGAAGGGCTGGAGTAAGCCAAGTGACTCACCTGCTGCCCTGGAATCTGCCTTTTCCTCCTATTCAGACCTCAGTGAGGGTGAACAAGAGGCTCGCTTTGCAGCAG GAGTGGCAGAGCAGTTTGCTATCGCAGAAGCCAAGCTCCGGGCATGGTCTTCAGTGGATGGTGACGACTCCACTGATGACTCCTATGACGAGGACTTTGCTGGAGGAACTGACACAG ACATGGCCGGGCAGTTGCCTCTGGGGCCCCACTTCCAGGACCTCTTCACCGGCCGACGATTCTCCCGGCCTGTGCGCCAGGGCTCTGTGGAGCCCGAGAGCGACTGCTCGCAGACCGTGTCCCCAGACACCCTGTGCTCTAGTCTGTGCAGCCTGGAGGATGGGTTGCTGGGCTCCCCAGCCCGCCTGACCTCCCAGCTGCTGGGTGATGAGCTGCTCCTCGCCAAACTGCCCCCCAGCCGGGAAAGTGCCTTCCACAGCCTGGGCCCGTTGGAGGCCCAGGACTCGCTCTACAACTCGCCCCTCACGGAGTCCTGCCTTTCCCCTGCCGAGGAGGAGCCAGACCCTTGCAAGGACTGCCAGCCGCTTTGCCCACCACCAGTGGGCAGCTGGGAACGGCAGCGACAAGCCTCTGACGTGGCCTCTTCTGGGGTGGTGTCCTTAGATGAGGATGAGGCAGAGCCAGAGGAACAGTGA
- the Fam131a gene encoding protein FAM131A isoform X3 produces the protein MLPKSRRALTIQEIAALARSSLHGISQVVKDHVTKPTAMAQGRVAHLIEWKGWSKPSDSPAALESAFSSYSDLSEGEQEARFAAGVAEQFAIAEAKLRAWSSVDGDDSTDDSYDEDFAGGTDTDMAGQLPLGPHFQDLFTGRRFSRPVRQGSVEPESDCSQTVSPDTLCSSLCSLEDGLLGSPARLTSQLLGDELLLAKLPPSRESAFHSLGPLEAQDSLYNSPLTESCLSPAEEEPDPCKDCQPLCPPPVGSWERQRQASDVASSGVVSLDEDEAEPEEQ, from the exons ATGCTGCCCAAGTCCCGGAGAGCCCTAACCATCCAGGAGATTGCTGCGCTGGCCAGATCCTCCCTGCATG GCATTTCCCAGGTGGTGAAGGATCACGTGACCAAGCCTACAGCCATGGCCCAGGGCCGGGTGGCTCACCTCATTGAGTGGAAGGGCTGGAGTAAGCCAAGTGACTCACCTGCTGCCCTGGAATCTGCCTTTTCCTCCTATTCAGACCTCAGTGAGGGTGAACAAGAGGCTCGCTTTGCAGCAG GAGTGGCAGAGCAGTTTGCTATCGCAGAAGCCAAGCTCCGGGCATGGTCTTCAGTGGATGGTGACGACTCCACTGATGACTCCTATGACGAGGACTTTGCTGGAGGAACTGACACAG ACATGGCCGGGCAGTTGCCTCTGGGGCCCCACTTCCAGGACCTCTTCACCGGCCGACGATTCTCCCGGCCTGTGCGCCAGGGCTCTGTGGAGCCCGAGAGCGACTGCTCGCAGACCGTGTCCCCAGACACCCTGTGCTCTAGTCTGTGCAGCCTGGAGGATGGGTTGCTGGGCTCCCCAGCCCGCCTGACCTCCCAGCTGCTGGGTGATGAGCTGCTCCTCGCCAAACTGCCCCCCAGCCGGGAAAGTGCCTTCCACAGCCTGGGCCCGTTGGAGGCCCAGGACTCGCTCTACAACTCGCCCCTCACGGAGTCCTGCCTTTCCCCTGCCGAGGAGGAGCCAGACCCTTGCAAGGACTGCCAGCCGCTTTGCCCACCACCAGTGGGCAGCTGGGAACGGCAGCGACAAGCCTCTGACGTGGCCTCTTCTGGGGTGGTGTCCTTAGATGAGGATGAGGCAGAGCCAGAGGAACAGTGA
- the Fam131a gene encoding protein FAM131A isoform X1: MPMISVLGKMFLWQREGPGGRWTCQTSRRVSSDPAWAVEWIELPRGISLSSLGSARTLRGWSRSSRPSSVDSQDLPEVNVGDTIAMLPKSRRALTIQEIAALARSSLHGISQVVKDHVTKPTAMAQGRVAHLIEWKGWSKPSDSPAALESAFSSYSDLSEGEQEARFAAGVAEQFAIAEAKLRAWSSVDGDDSTDDSYDEDFAGGTDTDMAGQLPLGPHFQDLFTGRRFSRPVRQGSVEPESDCSQTVSPDTLCSSLCSLEDGLLGSPARLTSQLLGDELLLAKLPPSRESAFHSLGPLEAQDSLYNSPLTESCLSPAEEEPDPCKDCQPLCPPPVGSWERQRQASDVASSGVVSLDEDEAEPEEQ, from the exons ATGCCTATGATTTCTGTGCTGGGCAAAATGTTTCTGTGGCAGCGTGAAGGGCCTGGAGGACGATGGACTTGTCAGACAAGTCGCAGAG TGTCCTCGGACCCCGCGTGGGCTGTCGAGTGGATTGAACTTCCTCGTGGCATTTCTCTGTCCTCCTTGGGATCTGCTCGGACCCTCCGAGGCTGGAGCCGGTCCTCTCGTCCTTCCTCGGTGGACAGCCAGGACTTGCCGGAG GTGAATGTTGGAGACACAATCGCGATGCTGCCCAAGTCCCGGAGAGCCCTAACCATCCAGGAGATTGCTGCGCTGGCCAGATCCTCCCTGCATG GCATTTCCCAGGTGGTGAAGGATCACGTGACCAAGCCTACAGCCATGGCCCAGGGCCGGGTGGCTCACCTCATTGAGTGGAAGGGCTGGAGTAAGCCAAGTGACTCACCTGCTGCCCTGGAATCTGCCTTTTCCTCCTATTCAGACCTCAGTGAGGGTGAACAAGAGGCTCGCTTTGCAGCAG GAGTGGCAGAGCAGTTTGCTATCGCAGAAGCCAAGCTCCGGGCATGGTCTTCAGTGGATGGTGACGACTCCACTGATGACTCCTATGACGAGGACTTTGCTGGAGGAACTGACACAG ACATGGCCGGGCAGTTGCCTCTGGGGCCCCACTTCCAGGACCTCTTCACCGGCCGACGATTCTCCCGGCCTGTGCGCCAGGGCTCTGTGGAGCCCGAGAGCGACTGCTCGCAGACCGTGTCCCCAGACACCCTGTGCTCTAGTCTGTGCAGCCTGGAGGATGGGTTGCTGGGCTCCCCAGCCCGCCTGACCTCCCAGCTGCTGGGTGATGAGCTGCTCCTCGCCAAACTGCCCCCCAGCCGGGAAAGTGCCTTCCACAGCCTGGGCCCGTTGGAGGCCCAGGACTCGCTCTACAACTCGCCCCTCACGGAGTCCTGCCTTTCCCCTGCCGAGGAGGAGCCAGACCCTTGCAAGGACTGCCAGCCGCTTTGCCCACCACCAGTGGGCAGCTGGGAACGGCAGCGACAAGCCTCTGACGTGGCCTCTTCTGGGGTGGTGTCCTTAGATGAGGATGAGGCAGAGCCAGAGGAACAGTGA